The Schistocerca nitens isolate TAMUIC-IGC-003100 chromosome 12, iqSchNite1.1, whole genome shotgun sequence genome has a window encoding:
- the LOC126215122 gene encoding proline-rich protein HaeIII subfamily 1-like has protein sequence MQLQPRPQPQRPPFQPRLPQWRRPRPQHFQPREDHPWQPVKQEPESPTGPQRSLPVGVPIPSSGLAGPSHVTRSRPWRPPPSPANVRSFIPRAAGQQGPRF, from the exons ATGCAGCTCCAGCCGAGGCCACAGCCGCAGCGGCCGCCGTTCCAGCCGCGCCTGCCGCAGTGGCGCAGGCCGCGCCCGCAGCACTTCCAGCCGCGCGAGGACCACCCGTGGCAGCCCGTCAAGCAGGAGCCGGAGTCGCCCACCGGCCCCCAGAGGAGCCTGCCCGTCGGCGTCCCTATCCCGAGCAGCG GTCTTGCCGGACCCAGCCACGTGACGCGCTCCCGTCCGTGGCGCCCGCCACCAA GTCCCGCAAACGTTCGCAGCTTCATCCCTCGTGCAGCCGGGCAGCAGGGCCCGAGATTTTAA